From one Rhodothermales bacterium genomic stretch:
- a CDS encoding AAA family ATPase yields the protein MTDTHDTNGAPMHDPSEEEVLNRLRSGKEQVLSQLRRRIIGQDDVIERVLIALFAGGHCLITGVPGLAKTLLIKSLGEILDLSYKRIQFTPDLMPADITGIDIIEEDRATGKREIKFVRGPIFANIILADEINRTPPKTQAALLEAMQEYQVTAGGTLMPLDRPFFVLATQNPIELEGTYPLPEAQLDRFMFNLVIDYLSAKDELAVAMATTSQEQAVLTPVLTGEDIEAFHRLVKKVYVPENVGSFAVNLVRSTRPVNDEAPDYVKKWVRWGAGLRAAQYLILGGKVRAVFKGRYNVAVEDIQALAPDVLRHRVITNFYADSEGITVEHIIDRLIQEVRQPVSGLA from the coding sequence ATGACAGACACCCACGACACGAACGGAGCGCCGATGCACGATCCATCGGAAGAAGAAGTACTCAACCGGCTCCGCTCCGGCAAGGAGCAGGTCTTGAGCCAGTTGCGGCGGCGGATCATCGGGCAGGACGATGTGATCGAGCGGGTGCTCATCGCGTTGTTCGCCGGCGGCCACTGTCTCATCACCGGCGTGCCGGGTCTGGCGAAGACCCTGCTCATCAAGTCGCTCGGCGAAATCCTGGACCTGAGCTACAAACGCATCCAGTTCACGCCGGACCTCATGCCGGCGGACATCACCGGCATCGACATCATCGAGGAGGACCGCGCAACCGGGAAGCGCGAGATCAAGTTCGTCCGCGGCCCCATCTTCGCCAATATCATCCTGGCCGACGAAATCAACCGAACGCCACCGAAGACCCAGGCGGCCCTGCTCGAAGCCATGCAGGAATACCAGGTCACCGCCGGCGGTACGCTGATGCCGCTCGATCGCCCCTTCTTCGTGCTCGCCACGCAGAACCCGATCGAACTCGAAGGCACCTACCCGCTCCCGGAAGCGCAGCTCGACCGGTTTATGTTCAACCTCGTGATCGACTACCTGTCGGCCAAGGATGAACTCGCCGTGGCGATGGCGACGACCTCGCAGGAACAGGCGGTGCTGACCCCCGTGCTCACCGGGGAAGACATCGAGGCGTTCCACCGCCTCGTGAAGAAGGTCTACGTGCCGGAGAACGTCGGTTCGTTCGCCGTGAACCTCGTGCGCAGCACCCGGCCGGTCAACGACGAGGCGCCGGACTACGTGAAGAAATGGGTGCGGTGGGGCGCCGGCCTGCGCGCGGCGCAGTACCTCATCCTCGGCGGCAAGGTCCGCGCGGTGTTCAAGGGGCGTTACAACGTGGCGGTGGAGGATATCCAGGCGCTGGCGCCGGACGTCCTGCGGCACCGCGTCATCACCAATTTCTACGCGGATTCCGAGGGCATCACGGTCGAGCATATCATCGACCGGCTCATCCAGGAGGTGCGCCAGCCCGTGTCCGGACTGGCGTGA